AAGGGAGTCATATCAAAAAGTTGCATGAGCAACGAAGACGTGGCGGAGCTTTCGACATCGCAATTGAGTCCGCATATGACTAGCAAGAATGGGCGCTTTGCTCGTCCTGGTTTTAAGGCAAGCGCCCCTCGCACCTTTAAACCATTAGAGTAAGTGACCTTTACTGGTGTGATGAGTGAATTTTTTTGAAATTCGTATTTAGCGTAGGCCAGTTCAATGAGACTCTTTTTCGCACCTTGGGTGAAGGGGTATCGATGTAAATGGCTGTCACACTTTTCGAGCCATTTCTGGATCCAACCTGTGCGCTCGGATTCGCTGAGACCCGTTACCAAAGACGCGACTCTTAAGTCATAAATATTACATCCAGGCGGACGAAATAGAACCGGTGCGCCAGAAGGGCGGTATGTCAGGGCAACTCTTAACCAGGCTTCGGGCCCCAAGTTTTTATTAATCCAAGAAACGAGAGTTTGCGGCTCTTTGTGATTCCAGCGATCAATTTGAATTCGTGAATCTCTTTTAAGAAGCTCGAAAAGCGAAGTCTCTCTTCTGTTCAACTCTTGAGCCTCAGAAAGATTGAGAAATGTGTGGGTGACAAGAATAAAGATAATAAAAAACAAAACTTTCGAGCGCATAAGCCTCTATTGTAAGCTCTGAAACTCATTCTGCGAAGTCATTCGATAGGAGGCATGAATTTTTGACAACGGACTGTCTCTGTTTGGGTGCGAAGCCTGGACTGTAGAGTTGTCGGGGGCAGGAACTAGGAGCTTTAATAGTGGAGAATCTGAGTGAAGGCATTCTGAGGCAAACGAAAGTTCGGCTGCCCCCTGCCTTTGGCGTAGAGAGCCGTCGAAAGGTAGAAAAGTAAACAGATTCATCTCCACTTTTTTGAAAAAGTTGATCCAACTATCGAAAAGAATCGCGGACGAAAGGCGGGATTATAGCTCCCTGGAAACAACTATTCGCCCAAACGAAGGACTGGTTTTTTTGGGAAAAAATGGTCGGGGAGACAGGATTCGAACCTGCGACCCTCTGGTCCCAAACCAGATGCGCTACCAGACTGCGCTACTCCCCGCCAAGGTTGAGTTTGAGAAAACACACTTTCTGGAATCCTTTGCTGGCAACACTTTCGTGAGCTTAAAGTGTGCTTCCTACACCAGATTCTAAAAAGTTAAGTGTTTAAAACTCAGGGCTCAGCGAACTTAAGAAAGTGAAAATGAGTTGTCAATGCAACAGTTTGCACAAACTAACGCACAAAGCAAATTCGCAAAAACCAATTGATTTCATCGTTTAAAGATCACTACGATACGAGACGAAGGCAACTCTTAAAGAGTTAGGTAACGTCGTGTAGGGTCCATAGGCGAGATCCTACCTGTGAAGGAAACAACAAGGAGTAAACAATGAAAAGACTACTGCCAGTGATTGCTGGGACAATGCTTGCGAGCACTTTCGCAAGTGCCCAGGAAACCGAGTTCAAATGGAACGCGGAAATGCGAACTCGTTATTTCAGTGACGAGAACAGAGATCTCAACAGCGTAAAAGACAACCAAAACTTAATTCGTCAAAGAAACAAGTTGGGTGTGTCGTTTATGAAGGGTGAAGACCTTAGCGGTCATATCACAATTCTTAACAACATCGGTTGGGGAAACCATGCTACCGCTACTAACGCAGGTACTCCACAGCAAAATGACCCTAACAACACAGCGATGGTTCATGAAGCGTGGGGAGCTTGGAAGGTCAACGAAAATCTATCTTGGATGATGGGCCGAAGAGGCTTGGATGTAGCAGATCAAACTGTCGTATCTACAAACGAGTGGGAAGATGTTCCAACTGTGTTTGAAGGCGCAGGACTTATCTTTGACTATGACTTCGGAAAGATTGCTCTTGTCGGAGTTAAAGGTGCTGAGTTAGGTAACGGAGCTCCTAATCCAAACACTATTGGTGGTACTTCCACAGACGCTGAAAGTGTGTACTATGGAATCATTTTTGATGCGAAGAATCTTCCAGACGCTTTGAAGATTGCAAGCTTGCATATCCTTCAGAAAAACACCGATACAGGCGCAGCGGGCAACGCTAAAGAAAATCAAACTCGCTACGGAATCACTCTCGCGGGTGACGTAAGTGGTTTTGACTTCCGCGGCACTTACGCTGGGCACACTGGTAAGGTCACAGCTCCAGCATCAACGACTGACGTTGACAGAAACGCATCTATGTTTGACCTAGGTTTAGGTTACACAGCGGCTGAGTTTATGAATGCTCGTTTGGGTGTGACTTATCACCAAGATACAGGTGATGATTCTACAACTCCCAACACTAACGAAGGTTATGATTCTTTTCATTACTACAGACATGGCAATGCCGGTATGATGGACTACCTACGTTGGGGTAACTTGACTTACTTTGACGTCGCTTTCAGCATTGAGCCTTGGGAAGGTGGAAAAGTTGGAGCTAACTACCTAGTTTTCTCTAGAACCTCAGATAAGGGTGGTGTGTTCACTAACACAACAGCCGGAAACTCAACTTCAGCTGTTCAATCAACTACGCCAACTATTGCTAACGGAAGCTTGAAGTCTGGTGAAAAAGCTCTTGGTACTGAGCTAGATCTTTACGTTTCTCATAACTACAATAACGGCATGGACATCACTGCTCGTTACGGTATGTTCACAGTTGGTGAAGCGATTAAGAATGGCGGAACTATCGAGAACGCTTCTCAGTTCATGCTAGAAGGAAAAATGTCATTCTAATCTGGTTCATCCAGGTTTAAGGAACCTTAGGGTTCTGATGGCAAATAAAAAAGGCTGGGTAACCCCCAGCCTTTTTTGTATTTAAAAGGTATCATCTGCTGCGTTCTCGCTTCAAAATCTCTTTTCGACGTAGGCAGGCTACGCCTTCATTCGATTTTGAAACTGCGGCCTTGCATCTGACATCTTTTAAATACAAAAAAGTCTCGTTGTTGCGGCGTAAAGAATTACGCCTCGTTCCTCTCGAAGTTGTGCTTGGCGCCCCGCTCGTAATCTAAAGCTTTCTTGGGATATGGGGTGATGAGCGGCCTTGCATCTGACACCTTTTAAAAACAAAAAATTCTCGTTGTTGCGCGTGGAGGGCCACGCCTCACTCCTCTCATCCTGTGCTTACTGTCCCACTTGCAACTCCGGTCTGTGGGATGATGTGTTGCCACTCGCAAATCAAGACCTTTTCGGCCTGCTGGATGGCTAGATGGGGTGGTTCAAGTTGATACGATTTTATGCCGATAAAGTGTTTGAAGACTGCTGTGCTCGATGTTTAAAATTGGGTGTTCGTCAAATGAAGTCAAAAGCTGGGAGTTCGTTCCAAGTCGAAGGTAAAGCCTGATGGATTGACGTGGATTTTTCGCCTAGGAGAGAGTGCTTTGGATTTGTCGAAAGTTAAGACTGCAAAAAAAGTGCTTCATTTAGTCCGCCATCTAGTCGCTGCTAACGAAGAGGTGCGCAGTGAAGTAGGGCGCAGTTTATCGCGGAGTAGAACCGCTATCTCCTTAACAAGCCTGCTTGTTTCCCTTTCGTTGGTCCTGTCGTCAGTAGCCAGCGCAGGCAAACCCAAAATCCAGATTAAGCCGGAGTTGCAAGAGAAGGTCGAAGTGATTTTGACGTCCTCTGTGGTTCTGCACGACCAAATGGTAAAGCAGGATGATGGTTCCGTTTCTCAAACAGTCGCTAGCCTTATAGTCGAATTAGAAAGAGCAATTTCTTTGGTGTCCAAGAAAAGAAAGAGAGCAGTGGCATCTCAGAACATTCACTCTGTTCAACATCTGGACTATGTTCTAGTCGAAAGCCGCCGTGCTTTGAAGCAGTCCCTTGCGGCCGATTTTGATAGTCGGCAAAAACATTTGCAGGAGTATTTTAAGCAGGTGGTTTCTCTTGCAAAGTCTTACCACGTGAAGAACTCCTACAAGCTGTATTTTTGCCCCACAGACAGATCGGTTTGGATTCAAAAGAAGGGGTCAGCAAAAAACCCTTTCTCGCCGGGCAGTCAGTGCGGGATTCTAGTTAATTAGCGTGTCACGCCCTCTATTTGTCATGACTATTCTTACCCTCTCTGTGGGATTCTTTTATTACAAGTATCCTCCCCATACATTATGCGATACCCAGTTCGCTGTTTTTCAAGGTGAAATGGCAGGTTTTCTTTACGCCGATCCCCAGAGGCCGTATCTCACTGAAATCGACTTTAGGCGCTCCCAAAAAAAATGCGAGGAGCTAAAGAACACCGGTGGATGCCTCGAGTTCTTCCAAGGTCTTGGACGAATGACCCAAAGCCTACCAAGCTTAGGTTCTAAGTGCCTGGAAGAGCGAGAAAAGCTGTCGGGTCCACAGAAAGCTTACTTCGAAGCCATTAAAATGATTGTACAGATGGCCTGGGGAGATACCCCGCCACGTTCGACTTATGAAAGAATCGGAAACCTCGATTCTCACACACTCAGTCTCTTTTGTAAGCTTCGCAGGCAATCTGAGATGTACTTTGCCGAAGGATCCTATGATCAGCTGCGAGAGAGCCTCTTGCAATCGCTCAAAGGGGCTCAAGAGCTTGGCCGTGAGGAAGTCTGGCGTCGCTCTTTGCTTTCCGTTCCCTGCGATAGCTTGCTAGGTTATTAGCTCAATAAATGTCTAGCCTAAGCGCTCGGCACGCACTTGCACTTTAAGGCGAGACCTGATTTTGCAAAATCGTATCAGAATGACGCATCGAAGCAGTCAAAGTCCCGGGCGAACGAGTACCTGTCAAAATCGCCGGTTAATTACAAATATAAGCGGTCTGAGTTACTGGCAAATTAGGGCAGGTCACAATCGTTGGTTAGTTGCTGTGTCTTTGTTCCAACATGCGAGTCTCTAAATCGCGACTATATCCGCAGCAAACGAAGGGGAAGTGCCGGCGTTTTCGCGTTCCTCTAACCAATGTGAACTGAACAAGGGGCAGGGCTTTGTTTGTCTGGCCCATTCTTTGAAGTACCCGGTAGTTGAACGCAAACTGGGAGACAATGAAGTCTCTTTAATCAAGATTCACGGACTGATTCGCAACCAACACCTAGAAAAGGGGTTTAAATGAAAGCAAGTCAGCCAAAGTTTTCAAAAGCCAGTTTGAAAGAAGAGAATCGTCACGAACTAAAGGGCGACAGTCACCTAGATGCCGATCAAGATGTTTATCGAAATTTGTGTGAAGCGATTCATAAACGCGCTTACAAAAATGTTCATCGACATTCTTACCAAAAAACTCGTCAAGGCGCTCGCCACGATATCCATCAAAATTATTGTCAAGACTCACACCGAGAGATCCAAACAAACACCGAGCTAGATTTTTGTTTCGATAGAAATTGGTCGTTGATTATATCTGAAGTTCTAAGATCTCGATTAGTTGAGTTCGGCTTAAACCCTGACTCTTGGCAAGTTGTCCTTTTTGAAGGTTCTCATTCGCTGGGTAGTGGTACCCCGTGTTTTGAAGCCTTGTCTTTTGGGGCCATGGTGGTCGATCGTGACAACCAAGAGGTCGCACTGCAAGGCATATTTAGAAGGCCTTCTAAGCTGACGGAAGTACGGGATATCGACTGGGTTGAGCTGGGGTGGTTGGCAGCATAAAAGCTGCCAGTGTTCGTAGGCTTCAGATTTAACTATGCGTTAGGCTAGGCTTTAGCTGTCTTTTTGGCGGATTTCTTTTTAGAAGGACTAGCTTTCTTTTCCAATAGCTTCACATTTGAATAGTCGATGAAGCCCTCAGTTTTTGAAACACCATCTTTAGCACTGTGCTTTGTTTGCACACGTACACCTTGAACGCGCACTCTCAATTTTAAATGGTCCACTTCTAAAACGGAGCCTTTTTTACCTTTATCAGAACCGGCAATAACTTCTACCTGCGAGCCTTTGGTTACCTTGAGTTTCATTGATTACTTCCTTATTTCTTGGCTTTTAGTCGTCGTTGAATTCTCTTTTTAGTCTCGAGGGCTTTAAGCGACAGCGATTTGTCTTCTTGCTTGAGAATAAATTTATCAAAGCCGCCCACGTGCTCCATAGACCTGATAGAAGAGGCTGCTACCTTAAAACGAATGAGTTCGTCTAAGGCCTCGCTATAGACCCTTTTGTATTGCACGTTCGGAAAGCTTCGTGATTTTGTTTTGATGTTTGAATGGCTCACAAGGTTTGATACGACGGGACCCTTGCCGGTTAGTTCACATCTTGCCATTTGACAGACCTCCAGAGGTTCAAAAGGGTGCCTTTACCCGTGCACCATCGAAAAGCATAAAACGGGGACTTTTTTCTATAAAACCCCAGAAAACTTGAGCCGAGAGGTTATTAAAATTGTTGCTTGTTGGCAATCGCAAAATAGGTTAAAAGTACGTTCTTTTGTGTCTAGATAAGGTGAAATGAGAGGTTGTGAATGAAAAAAGCACGTTTGAAGTACCGTCCGGAGTATCCCGCTGATTTTACGTTTGATTACAAAGATCCGGTGACTTTATTCAGATTTCTTACAGAAGGTGGCAAAATTGTGCCTTCTCGAATTAGTAAGCTGAGCGCTTACCAGCAAAGAATGCTCACTCGGGCAGTGAAAAAGGCCCGCAACGTGGCGTTGCTACCAAGTGGATCAGACGCGTTCGACGTGTTTGGTAGGCCGGAGCCAATATCTCCTAAGCCCATGGAACTTTAGTTTTCGGTAACATCTAGCTTTGCGACTTCGGCAATTTTGGTCGAAGTTGCCACTGACTCGGACCAAGCCTAGAGAAAGTTTAGTTCGCATTATATTTGCTTTTTCCAGCAATCTTTTGCAGCTGCCGAGATGAGAGTATTGAAAACTTCGGAGCGTTCTTCAGACTTTTTGATTTCTTCGTTGTCACATATACAAGCGAAGGCCAACGCGGCCTTTCGTATTTCTGTTTGCATTATCTTTCGTGTTTGAGGGCCTGCCAACCTTGCCAATGTATTCAGAATATAAACGTAGGACACCTCGATGATTTGGGTGGTTTTATCGCTTTGGCTGGCAATGTTGTTGACCACAACACTGTTGGCCGTCGTAGTGTTGACCATAGTAAGGTTGTCTCTCAGAGCGAAATCTTCATTATCCTTATGTAATTTTGCTCTTAAAAACCAAGTTTCACCGACCTGGGTGGGCTTGTAATCAAGCACGTAATCCTGATTGCTTAAAACAGGAATCTTTTTGAAAATCCTTGCTCTGAAACTGCTGAAGTCTGGAAGAAAACCCAAATCGGCGGGCGCGTCGATATTATAGATGCTTTGATAAAGCTTAGGTGTGCTGAGAATGCGTTTTACTTTATCCATAGGCAAATCAACTTTGACCGCCTTAATTGCAAGCCCCAGGGTGTACTTTTCATTCTTGATTTGAATTTCTTCGGGTTTCACAAGAACACTTACTTGATTTTCGCTTTGATAGTGGATGTATTTTTTAGCAAATCGAGTGAAGGCCTCCTCTGTGAGAAGGCTACTTAGCTGGGTGTTCATCCACTGCGTGATTTGTTCTCTCGGTACCGCAGCCTGAGCAAACGAGCTCATTCCTAAAACGGACACGTATAGTGAGACCATGACACGTGTTTTTGAAATCAAACACTCAAGGAAAATCACTCTAAACTGTCGGAGCACCATATGATGCA
This portion of the Bdellovibrionales bacterium CG10_big_fil_rev_8_21_14_0_10_45_34 genome encodes:
- a CDS encoding 50S ribosomal protein L24, producing the protein MKLKVTKGSQVEVIAGSDKGKKGSVLEVDHLKLRVRVQGVRVQTKHSAKDGVSKTEGFIDYSNVKLLEKKASPSKKKSAKKTAKA
- the rpmB gene encoding 50S ribosomal protein L28; this translates as MARCELTGKGPVVSNLVSHSNIKTKSRSFPNVQYKRVYSEALDELIRFKVAASSIRSMEHVGGFDKFILKQEDKSLSLKALETKKRIQRRLKAKK
- the rpsR gene encoding 30S ribosomal protein S18; translation: MKKARLKYRPEYPADFTFDYKDPVTLFRFLTEGGKIVPSRISKLSAYQQRMLTRAVKKARNVALLPSGSDAFDVFGRPEPISPKPMEL